One segment of Streptomyces sp. XD-27 DNA contains the following:
- a CDS encoding nitronate monooxygenase family protein produces the protein MQTELSRRLGVEHAIVGFTPFPAVAAAITRAGGLGVLGAVRYSAPEDLARDLDWMQAHTDGKPYGLDVVMPARRAHGVTEAEVEAMIPDGHRRYVRDTLAQYGVPELAEGEASGWRITGWMEQVARTQLDVAFDYPITLLANALGSPPADVIARAHDRGVLVAALAGSARHARKHAEAGIDIVVAQGYEAGGHTGEIASMVLTPEVVRAVDPLPVLTAGGIGTGDQIAAAFALGAQGVWLGSVWLTCEEAELHSDALTAKLLKAGSGDTVRSRALTGKPARQLRTAWTDAWDDPAGPGPLPMPLQGLLVAEAVSRIQRYEVEPLLGTPVGQIVGLMTSRRPVQAVFDDLTSGFERAIDRVNRVARRREEG, from the coding sequence ATGCAGACGGAGTTGAGCAGAAGGCTGGGCGTCGAGCACGCCATCGTCGGCTTCACCCCGTTCCCCGCGGTCGCCGCGGCGATCACCCGGGCGGGCGGCCTCGGCGTTCTCGGCGCGGTCCGCTACAGCGCGCCCGAGGACCTCGCCCGTGACCTGGACTGGATGCAGGCCCACACCGACGGCAAGCCGTACGGACTCGACGTCGTCATGCCCGCGCGGCGGGCGCACGGCGTCACCGAGGCCGAGGTCGAGGCGATGATTCCCGACGGGCACCGGCGGTACGTCAGGGACACGCTCGCGCAGTACGGCGTCCCCGAGCTCGCCGAGGGGGAGGCATCCGGCTGGCGGATCACCGGCTGGATGGAGCAGGTCGCCCGCACCCAGCTCGACGTCGCCTTCGACTACCCGATCACGCTGCTGGCCAACGCGCTCGGCTCACCGCCCGCCGACGTCATCGCCCGCGCCCACGACCGGGGCGTGCTCGTCGCCGCGCTCGCGGGCAGCGCCCGGCACGCCCGCAAGCACGCGGAGGCGGGCATCGACATCGTCGTCGCCCAGGGCTACGAGGCCGGCGGCCACACCGGGGAGATCGCCTCCATGGTGCTGACGCCCGAGGTCGTCCGGGCCGTCGATCCGCTGCCCGTCCTCACCGCGGGGGGAATCGGCACCGGCGACCAGATCGCCGCCGCCTTCGCCCTCGGCGCCCAGGGCGTCTGGCTCGGTTCCGTCTGGCTGACCTGCGAGGAGGCCGAACTGCACTCCGACGCGCTGACCGCCAAGCTGCTCAAGGCCGGTTCCGGCGACACCGTGCGCTCCCGCGCGCTGACCGGCAAGCCCGCCCGCCAGCTGCGCACCGCGTGGACCGACGCCTGGGACGATCCGGCGGGCCCCGGCCCGCTGCCGATGCCCCTGCAAGGGCTGCTCGTCGCCGAAGCCGTCTCCCGCATCCAGCGGTACGAGGTGGAGCCGCTGCTGGGCACGCCGGTGGGGCAGATCGTCGGCCTGATGACCTCCCGGCGCCCGGTCCAGGCCGTCTTCGACGACCTGACCAGCGGATTCGAGCGCGCCATCGACCGCGTCAACCGCGTCGCCAGGCGGCGA
- a CDS encoding TetR/AcrR family transcriptional regulator, with amino-acid sequence MTSRRGHGSPTFTEQARRRQIIECTIDLISTKGHPATSLSAIAEQAGISKAAVLYHFSSKDNLTRATLEHVLERFLAYVTERVERESDPRSALVAYVRAMIGYQQANRRHVRVITEMLLDDRDGTRLKNPGGHDTAGRWNALAELLAAGQQAGLFRDFDPRTTALAVGGSIDGVIAHWLAHPDLDLDAAADELVTFTLNAVERRG; translated from the coding sequence ATGACTTCTCGTCGTGGGCACGGCAGTCCCACCTTCACCGAGCAGGCCCGCCGCCGGCAGATCATCGAGTGCACCATCGACCTGATCTCCACGAAGGGCCATCCGGCGACCTCGCTGTCGGCCATCGCCGAGCAGGCGGGCATCTCCAAGGCCGCGGTGCTCTACCACTTCTCCTCCAAGGACAACCTCACGCGGGCGACCCTGGAGCACGTGCTGGAGCGGTTCCTCGCGTACGTCACCGAGCGGGTCGAGCGGGAGTCCGACCCGCGCTCCGCGCTCGTCGCCTACGTCCGCGCCATGATCGGCTACCAGCAGGCCAACCGCCGCCACGTGCGCGTCATCACCGAGATGCTGCTCGACGACAGGGACGGCACCCGGCTCAAGAACCCCGGAGGCCACGACACGGCAGGCCGCTGGAACGCCCTCGCCGAGCTGCTGGCGGCGGGCCAACAGGCCGGCCTCTTCCGGGACTTCGACCCGCGGACGACGGCCCTGGCCGTCGGCGGGTCGATCGACGGGGTGATCGCCCACTGGCTCGCCCACCCCGACCTCGACCTGGACGCCGCGGCGGACGAGCTGGTGACGTTCACCCTGAACGCCGTCGAGCGGCGCGGCTAG
- a CDS encoding rhodanese-like domain-containing protein — protein sequence MSMPSALDTEQARTRLPDLTVIDVRTPGEYASGHLPGAVNIPLDQLPRALPALREAADRSGLLVVCASGARSEDARGTLAAHGVTAATLTGGTSAWADAGHDLHRPATAGRAAWSMERQVRFTAGAVVLAGLGLGLCRPAWRLLSAGIGAGLVYSAVSDTCGMAAVLARLPHNRPRAADLDAALAALARR from the coding sequence ATGAGCATGCCCAGCGCCCTCGACACCGAGCAGGCCCGCACCCGCCTGCCCGACCTGACCGTCATCGACGTCCGCACTCCCGGCGAGTACGCGTCCGGGCACCTTCCCGGCGCCGTCAACATCCCGCTCGACCAGCTTCCCCGCGCGCTGCCCGCGCTCAGGGAGGCGGCCGACCGGAGCGGGCTCCTCGTGGTCTGCGCGTCCGGTGCCCGGTCCGAGGACGCCCGCGGGACCCTCGCCGCGCACGGCGTGACCGCCGCGACGCTCACCGGCGGCACCAGCGCCTGGGCGGACGCCGGTCACGACCTGCACCGCCCGGCCACCGCCGGCCGGGCCGCCTGGTCGATGGAGCGCCAGGTCCGGTTCACCGCCGGCGCCGTCGTCCTCGCCGGCCTCGGCCTGGGCCTGTGCCGCCCCGCATGGCGGCTGCTCTCCGCGGGGATCGGGGCCGGGCTGGTCTACTCGGCGGTGAGCGACACCTGCGGCATGGCCGCCGTACTCGCCAGGCTGCCGCACAACCGCCCCCGGGCCGCGGACCTCGACGCCGCGCTGGCCGCCCTGGCCCGGCGGTAG
- a CDS encoding serine/threonine-protein kinase, which translates to MADTRLIQGRYRLLELIGRGGMGEVWRARDESLGRRVAVKCLKPRGQSHDPSFLGVLRERFRREARVAAGLQHRGVTVVHDFGEDDGVLFLVMELLDGRNLCQLLEDHERRPLPVADVVDIADQVAGALAYTHGQGIVHRDLKPANIMRLTDGDVKICDFGIARLGHDIGFTARLTGPGAGMAMGTPHYMSPEQIEGASIDHRSDLYSLGCVLYELATGAPPFDLGDTWSIIVGHRETAPVPPRRHRPELSEPFEDIILDLLAKEPEGRPKDAADIVRRIAGSRTTGGPRGADVLVGATRGGAADLSAPPTVLMDRHQVAHEATGGGHRSDPREGAGPAQEPAPDRLPGWAREMTTGAKADGARTAHTAVPEPHPGGLTGAWTGHVAAYPGPTLPDPPAAHPTASSPSSQESATPPRMPARPPQAPATPPQQLSDAPSTPLSAAPPSPLSAAPDGLAERHQAGLALARQGRWAEAERVHREVAAARAQALGPDHPDTLASRYEVAFTLGGLGRPDAALREYGQVAEARERVLGADHPDTLAARQESAYVLGQLGRHGAAYEIYTAVLAARERAMGPDHPDTLRCRHNLAFTLGRLGRVADAYRTACEVAAARARVLGADHPDTLVTRYEVAYGLGRLNRWPEALRTYQEVAAARARTLGPDHPDTLAARYEVGISLGRLGECAEALKLYRELVDDRTRAQGPTDPETLRARHGLGVNLGRLGRWEEALAEAREVCASRERVLGLDHPDTLVSRREVAVGLGWLGRWADALTLYQQVARARERVLGSGHPDTVTSRTDEAQCLEQLGRTEEAAALYRRAAEAVRPGRPHR; encoded by the coding sequence ATGGCGGACACCAGGCTGATCCAGGGCCGGTACCGGCTGCTCGAACTCATCGGGCGCGGCGGAATGGGCGAGGTGTGGCGGGCCCGGGACGAGTCACTCGGCCGCCGGGTGGCCGTGAAGTGCCTCAAGCCCAGGGGCCAGAGCCATGATCCGTCGTTCCTCGGCGTCCTGCGCGAGCGGTTCCGCCGCGAGGCGCGGGTGGCGGCCGGGCTCCAGCACCGGGGCGTGACGGTGGTGCACGACTTCGGCGAGGACGACGGCGTGCTGTTCCTGGTGATGGAGCTGCTGGACGGGCGCAACCTCTGCCAACTGCTGGAGGACCACGAGCGGCGGCCGCTGCCCGTGGCGGACGTGGTGGACATCGCCGACCAGGTAGCGGGCGCGCTCGCCTACACCCACGGGCAGGGCATCGTCCACCGCGACCTGAAGCCCGCGAACATCATGCGGCTGACCGACGGCGACGTGAAGATCTGCGACTTCGGCATCGCCCGCCTCGGCCACGACATCGGGTTCACCGCCCGGCTCACCGGACCCGGCGCCGGCATGGCCATGGGCACGCCGCACTACATGTCGCCCGAACAGATCGAAGGCGCCTCCATCGACCACCGCAGCGACCTGTACTCGCTGGGCTGCGTGCTGTACGAGCTGGCCACCGGAGCCCCGCCGTTCGACCTCGGCGACACGTGGTCCATCATCGTCGGCCACCGCGAGACCGCGCCGGTGCCGCCGCGCCGGCACCGCCCCGAGCTGTCCGAGCCGTTCGAGGACATCATCCTCGACCTGCTCGCCAAGGAGCCGGAGGGCCGGCCCAAGGACGCCGCCGACATCGTCCGGCGGATCGCCGGGAGCCGCACCACGGGCGGGCCGCGTGGGGCCGATGTCCTGGTGGGCGCCACTCGCGGCGGGGCGGCGGACCTGTCGGCGCCGCCCACCGTACTGATGGACCGTCACCAGGTGGCTCACGAGGCGACCGGAGGCGGCCACCGGTCCGACCCGCGGGAAGGCGCGGGCCCGGCGCAGGAGCCGGCGCCCGACCGCCTGCCGGGCTGGGCGCGGGAGATGACCACCGGCGCCAAGGCCGACGGCGCCCGAACGGCGCACACCGCCGTCCCCGAACCGCATCCGGGTGGGCTGACCGGCGCGTGGACCGGACACGTCGCCGCGTACCCGGGGCCCACCCTGCCCGACCCGCCGGCCGCGCACCCCACGGCCTCCTCGCCGTCGTCCCAGGAGTCCGCCACGCCGCCCCGGATGCCCGCCCGGCCGCCGCAGGCACCCGCCACGCCACCCCAGCAGCTGTCCGACGCCCCGTCCACGCCGCTGTCCGCCGCCCCGCCCTCGCCGCTGTCGGCCGCGCCGGACGGGCTGGCCGAGCGGCACCAGGCCGGGCTCGCCCTGGCCCGGCAGGGCCGCTGGGCGGAGGCGGAGCGGGTGCACCGGGAGGTGGCCGCCGCGCGCGCCCAGGCGCTGGGCCCCGACCACCCCGACACCCTGGCCAGCCGGTACGAGGTCGCCTTCACGCTCGGCGGGCTCGGCCGCCCGGACGCGGCGCTGCGCGAGTACGGACAGGTCGCCGAGGCCCGGGAGCGGGTGCTCGGCGCGGACCACCCGGACACCCTGGCGGCCCGTCAGGAGAGCGCGTACGTCCTCGGCCAGCTCGGGCGCCACGGAGCGGCCTACGAGATCTACACCGCCGTGCTCGCCGCCCGCGAGCGCGCCATGGGCCCCGACCATCCCGACACCCTGCGCTGCCGGCACAACCTCGCCTTCACCCTGGGGCGGCTGGGCCGGGTCGCCGATGCGTACCGTACGGCCTGCGAGGTGGCCGCCGCGCGCGCCCGCGTGCTCGGCGCGGACCACCCGGACACGCTCGTCACCCGGTACGAGGTGGCGTACGGGCTGGGCCGGCTCAACCGCTGGCCGGAGGCGCTGCGGACCTACCAGGAGGTGGCCGCCGCGCGCGCCCGGACGCTGGGCCCGGACCACCCCGACACCCTCGCCGCCCGGTACGAGGTCGGCATCAGCCTCGGCCGGCTGGGCGAGTGCGCCGAGGCGCTCAAGCTCTACCGCGAGCTCGTCGACGACCGCACGCGCGCGCAGGGGCCCACCGACCCCGAGACGCTGCGCGCCCGGCACGGCCTGGGGGTCAACCTCGGCCGCCTCGGCCGCTGGGAGGAGGCCCTGGCCGAGGCCCGCGAGGTGTGCGCGAGCCGCGAGCGGGTCCTGGGCCTCGACCACCCCGACACCCTGGTCAGCCGCCGCGAGGTCGCCGTGGGGCTGGGCTGGCTGGGCCGCTGGGCCGACGCGCTCACCCTCTACCAGCAGGTCGCCCGAGCCCGGGAACGGGTGCTGGGCAGCGGCCACCCCGACACGGTCACCAGCCGTACGGACGAGGCGCAGTGCCTGGAGCAACTGGGCCGGACGGAGGAGGCCGCCGCCCTCTACCGCCGCGCGGCGGAGGCCGTCCGACCGGGGCGCCCGCACCGGTAG
- a CDS encoding FAD-dependent oxidoreductase encodes MERTTCCVVGGGPAGMMLGLLLARAGVAVTVLEKHGDFLRDFRGDTVHPSTLRLLDELGLGERFARLPSRRLRDMRMHIDGVTVVAGDLRHIPGRHKYIAMVPQWDFLDLLAGAAAEEPSFTLRMRTAVTGLRTEAATGRITGVRYVDEDGRPGELAADLTVACDGRDSLTRRQAGLVPEYFDVPMDVWQVRVPAPRDEDRDEAKDSRVFLSMRDGQVAATMDRGDYYQTSYLIKKGMDEQLRAHGIDWFRDRLGGLLGWDREATSAIRSWDDVKLLEVTMGRLPRWYRDGLLCIGDAAHIMSPVGGVGVNLAVQDAVAAARLLAGPLRAGTVGPRDLARVQRRRRLPMAVTQRSQLGEHEMLLRPALEGTLRGDRLPVPLRLLRRVPALRTVTGYLGGIGVRPEHAPAFARR; translated from the coding sequence ATGGAGCGCACGACGTGCTGTGTGGTGGGCGGCGGCCCGGCGGGCATGATGCTCGGGCTGCTGCTGGCGCGGGCCGGTGTCGCGGTGACGGTGCTGGAGAAGCACGGGGATTTCCTGCGCGACTTCCGCGGCGACACCGTCCACCCCTCGACGCTGCGCCTGCTGGACGAACTCGGCCTCGGGGAACGGTTCGCGCGGCTCCCGTCGCGCAGGCTCCGGGACATGCGGATGCACATCGACGGCGTCACCGTCGTCGCGGGCGATCTGCGGCACATCCCCGGCCGCCACAAGTACATCGCGATGGTCCCGCAGTGGGACTTCCTCGATCTGCTGGCGGGCGCGGCGGCCGAGGAGCCCTCGTTCACCCTGCGCATGCGGACGGCCGTCACGGGGCTGCGCACGGAGGCGGCCACCGGACGGATCACAGGGGTCCGCTACGTCGACGAGGACGGCAGGCCCGGCGAACTGGCGGCCGACCTCACCGTCGCGTGCGACGGCCGCGACTCGCTGACACGCCGCCAGGCCGGGCTCGTGCCCGAGTACTTCGACGTGCCCATGGACGTCTGGCAGGTACGGGTCCCGGCGCCGCGCGACGAGGACCGGGACGAGGCCAAGGACAGCCGGGTCTTCCTCAGCATGCGCGACGGCCAGGTCGCCGCCACGATGGACCGCGGCGACTACTACCAGACCTCCTACCTCATCAAGAAGGGCATGGACGAGCAGCTCCGCGCGCACGGCATCGACTGGTTCCGCGACCGGCTCGGCGGCCTGCTCGGCTGGGACCGCGAGGCGACGAGCGCGATCCGCTCCTGGGACGACGTGAAGCTCCTGGAGGTCACGATGGGGCGGCTGCCGCGCTGGTACCGGGACGGCCTGCTGTGCATCGGCGACGCGGCGCACATCATGTCGCCGGTCGGCGGCGTCGGCGTCAACCTGGCCGTGCAGGACGCGGTCGCGGCCGCCCGGCTGCTCGCGGGGCCGCTGCGCGCGGGGACGGTCGGGCCGCGCGACCTGGCGCGGGTGCAGAGGCGCCGCCGGCTGCCGATGGCCGTCACGCAGCGGTCCCAGCTGGGCGAGCACGAGATGCTGCTGCGCCCGGCGCTGGAGGGCACGCTCCGGGGCGACCGGCTGCCGGTGCCGCTCCGGCTGCTGCGGCGCGTTCCGGCGCTGCGGACGGTCACCGGGTACCTGGGCGGGATCGGCGTACGGCCGGAACACGCCCCGGCGTTCGCCCGGCGGTGA